One window of Rhinolophus ferrumequinum isolate MPI-CBG mRhiFer1 chromosome 26, mRhiFer1_v1.p, whole genome shotgun sequence genomic DNA carries:
- the LEP gene encoding leptin isoform X2 gives MRCGSLCQFLCLWLCLSCVEAVPTQKIQDDTKVLIKTIITRINGISHMSVSKYMVTGLDFLPGFHSVLGLSMMNEILETYQKILINLPSRNLMQISNDMENLQHLLQLLASSKGCHFHQAEGLQSLKGSILEASLYSTEVVVLNGLKAFLQTMLRQLEFSPEC, from the exons ATGCGTTGTGGATCGCTGTGCCAGTTCCTGTGCCTTTGGCTCTGTCTGTCCTGCGTTGAAGCCGTACCCACGCAAAAAATCCAGGATGACACCAAAGTGCTCATCAAGACGATTATCACCAGGATCAATGGCATCTCGCACATG TCGGTCTCCAAATACATGGTCACTGGTTTGGACTTCCTGCCTGGGTTCCACTCTGTGCTGGGTTTGTCCATGATGAACGAGATCTTGGAGACCTACCAAAAGATCCTCATCAATCTGCCTTCCAGAAATTTGATGCAAATATCTAATGACATGGAGAACCTCCAACACCTTCTCCAACTGCTGGCCTCCTCCAAGGGCTGTCACTTCCACCAGGCCGAGGGCTTGCAGTCCCTGAAGGGCAGCATCCTGGAAGCTTCGCTCTACTCCACAGAGGTGGTGGTCCTGAACGGGCTGAAGGCGTTCCTGCAGACCATGCTGCGGCAGCTGGAGTTCAGCCCTGAGTGCTGA
- the LEP gene encoding leptin isoform X1: protein MRCGSLCQFLCLWLCLSCVEAVPTQKIQDDTKVLIKTIITRINGISHMQSVSKYMVTGLDFLPGFHSVLGLSMMNEILETYQKILINLPSRNLMQISNDMENLQHLLQLLASSKGCHFHQAEGLQSLKGSILEASLYSTEVVVLNGLKAFLQTMLRQLEFSPEC, encoded by the exons ATGCGTTGTGGATCGCTGTGCCAGTTCCTGTGCCTTTGGCTCTGTCTGTCCTGCGTTGAAGCCGTACCCACGCAAAAAATCCAGGATGACACCAAAGTGCTCATCAAGACGATTATCACCAGGATCAATGGCATCTCGCACATG CAGTCGGTCTCCAAATACATGGTCACTGGTTTGGACTTCCTGCCTGGGTTCCACTCTGTGCTGGGTTTGTCCATGATGAACGAGATCTTGGAGACCTACCAAAAGATCCTCATCAATCTGCCTTCCAGAAATTTGATGCAAATATCTAATGACATGGAGAACCTCCAACACCTTCTCCAACTGCTGGCCTCCTCCAAGGGCTGTCACTTCCACCAGGCCGAGGGCTTGCAGTCCCTGAAGGGCAGCATCCTGGAAGCTTCGCTCTACTCCACAGAGGTGGTGGTCCTGAACGGGCTGAAGGCGTTCCTGCAGACCATGCTGCGGCAGCTGGAGTTCAGCCCTGAGTGCTGA